In Amaranthus tricolor cultivar Red isolate AtriRed21 chromosome 3, ASM2621246v1, whole genome shotgun sequence, a single window of DNA contains:
- the LOC130807322 gene encoding uncharacterized protein LOC130807322 isoform X2 — protein sequence MMVPSFPSTTELNVQSEENGETDTKTDVLVEISSAIVPEEPSEDESEEEDVDFNPFLKESLSEASSSLSSEAEGFDTDVINSRGVNVIPVDKNLPGTRPFDAVDEGECGGNSTKDFVLVVEQENEKVLDDEDRLNSGTNVIEDVVEEGGKVVSSRDEPASDLNDEDAICKRTRARYSLASFTLDELETFLQETDDEDDNQNVDEEEEYRKFLHAVLNGKSGDNEGNIEGNDDDDDEDNDADFEIEIEEALESDVDDCIEVSVKEAKFDRAGRRPETRQKGRQKANAQNKVTKQGKQPLRPLVPVMSTATGASVPCLVPRSLALQTTLHFPSYVQDCSLIGFKDHQIGQLYCLIYEHVQLLVQVYSLCALEPSRQHIASQMKGLLAELLHKRDLVLAWRKDPYPTSCFLPSYTIPSVSVENKKNLSVGDSGASTDYGQGSQWLPSVGSSVLSVLDVSPLKFVGKYIDDVSNAVQEHQRRCLETTNVYLEKQPLFPLPISSFPEADCSISKSNDPSRNTSVASPINKVPKKTLAATLVENTKKQSVASVPLEIAKLAQAFCSLFNPALFPHKPPSSAVANRVLFTDAEDVLLAMGIMEYNNDWKAIRQRFLPCKLEHQIFVRAKNRCSSKAPENPIKSVRKMKTSPLTEEEKALIQKGLKMFKLDWTSVWRAVVPYRDPNLLPRQWRIAIGTQKSYKADSAKRERHRIYELKRRRAKATAMNNSITGSEKENDSGEDYMDNENEAFVHEAFLADWRPPYSGLDPPEVPSASLKPGFLSNDLRVARSCGVLNGADTYGNLECHSDKGHMHGVSTASGDPLLIHRGTSHPYLTSGYPPAVSSSNAFKDSLLLSKKTGKSSSSNLVKLAPELPPVKLPPAVRIISQASLRNSQPGSSTEVGATGPGPEKTLRDPTGFDCSANMIKPVQGKSKISISTSATLISKKDGLMNDRFFAEERVSDLDPHMHPLLYRTTDEGHLPCFPVNSPMKMPTFSFFPAAQHQMNVTLLQQPCSGGQSLIAKEDTSASISLDFHPLLQREKFGANSDAGLSGSLLNTNLELSRDGYGEDIVYHAGATAARMAAATRPTSHTANGNGLDLDIQLSSASKRRKVSSAEGPERGLSFPSISGTKVVENVEEISGMHHELSPLAELVDLAVREHSDVALPCNSDSLSYYKLDGITGVCISDNVGDHPLAEIVMEQEELSDSDEEMEDVEFEREEMTDSDEEESGAEQNVDLHRKSDTVGNDCQNQLSKSLASGVSEGTQLQRKGNNSGSTLKGTGKGHSKGSWLSLNSRGSHHKSPARTKKTESCEGVSVPSYPNRYCKKGNSGSKDVSTEQNADISEEGPFSHLSRKSRKPASKGSSPSRVDVPIGNTCCTEKDGKF from the exons ATGATGGTGCCCTCCTTCCCTTCTACAACTGAGTTGAATGTGCAATCCGAGGAAAATGGGGAAACTGATACTAAAACTGACGTGTTAGTTGAAATAAGTAGTGCAATTGTACCAGAAGAACCTTCAGAAGATGAGTCGGAAGAGGAAGATGTGGATTTCAATCCCTTTCTAAAGGAGAGCCTTTCTGAAGCTTCTTCAAGCTTGAGCTCAGAAGCGGAAGGGTTTGATACTGATGTTATCAATAGCCGTGGTGTAAATGTAATACCTGTGGATAAGAATTTACCAGGGACGCGACCCTTTGATGCCGTTGATGAGGGAGAATGTGGTGGTAACTCTACTAAAGATTTTGTTTTAGTTGTGGAACAAGAAAATGAGAAGGTTCTAGATGATGAGGATAGGTTGAATAGTGGGACAAATGTCATTGAGGATGTCGTGGAGGAAGGAGGGAAAGTTGTTAGTTCTAGGGATGAACCTGCGAGTGATTTGAATGATGAAGACGCTATATGTAAACGAACCAGGGCTCGATATTCTCTTGCCAGTTTTACCCTTGATGAGTTGGAGACTTTTTTGCAAGAAactgatgatgaagatgataatCAAAACGTTGATGAGGAAGAAGAGTATAGGAAATTTCTTCATGCAGTTTTGAATGGAAAAAGTGGGGACAATGAAGGGAATATTGAGGGtaatgatgatgacgacgatGAAGATAATGATGCAGATTTTGAGATTGAAATTGAAGAAGCTCTTGAGAGTGATGTTGATGATTGTATAGAGGTGTCTGTTAAGGAAGCTAAATTTGATAGAGCTGGTCGGCGACCTGAGACCAGGCAAAAGGGACGCCAAAAGGCTAATGCCCAAAATAAGGTCACAAAGCAGGGAAAGCAGCCCTTGCGTCCGCTAGTGCCTGTCATGTCCACTGCAACTGGTGCATCTGTTCCTTGTCTTGTTCCTAGGTCTCTAGCACTCCAGACTACTTTGCACTTTCCCTCATATGTACAAGACTGTTCTTTGATTGGATTTAAGgatcatcaaattggacaacTATATTGCCTAATATATGAACATGTACAGCTCCTTGTCCAAGTATATTCTCTCTGTGCTCTTGAACCATCCCGGCAGCACATTGCGTCTCAAATGAAGGGCCTACTGGCTGAGCTTCTACACAAACGCGACCTAGTATTAGCTTGGAGAAAGGACCCATATCCCACTTCTTGTTTTCTTCCCTCATATACCATCCCATCTGTTTCAgttgaaaataagaaaaatttatcaGTAGGGGATTCTGGTGCATCAACTGATTATGGTCAG GGTTCTCAATGGTTGCCATCTGTTGGTAGTTCTGTGCTATCAGTTTTGGATGTTTCACCACTGAAGTTTGTAGGAAAATATATTGATGATGTTTCTAATG CTGTACAAGAGCATCAAAGACGTTGTCTAGAAACTACTAATGTCTACCTCGAAAAACAACCTCTTTTCCCTCTTCCTATTAGTTCGTTTCCTGAAGCAGATTGCAGTATTTCTAAATCAAACGATCCATCTAGGAATACTAGTGTAGCATCACCAATTAATAAAGTTCCTAAGAAGACATTGGCTGCTACCCTTGTTGAAAATACCAAGAAACAATCTGTTGCCTCGGTACCCCTGGAGATTGCAAAACTGGCTCAGGCCTTCTGTTCATTATTTAATCCAGCATTATTCCCTCATAAGCCACCCTCCTCAGCTGTTGCTAATCGGGTGCTTTTCACAGATGCTGAAGACGT GTTGCTCGCTATGGGAATAATGGAATACAATAATGATTGGAAAGCTATTCGACAACGTTTTTTGCCTTGCAAATTAGAGCATCAG ATCTTTGTGAGGGCAAAAAATCGATGCTCGTCTAAGGCACCTGAAAATCCAATAAAG AGCGTACGAAAGATGAAAACATCTCCCCTCACAGAGGAAGAGAAGGCTCTTATTCAGAAG GGCCTCAAGATGTTCAAACTCGACTGGACATCAGTTTGGAGAGCTGTGGTTCCATATAGGGATCCCAATCTACTTCCCCGGCAGTGGCGCATTGCTATTGGAACCCAGAAGTCGTATAAAGCTGATTCAGCTAAGAGGGAGAGGCATCGAATATATGAGTTAAAAAGGAGAAGAGCCAAAGCAACAGCTATGAATAACTCTATTACTGGATCTGAGAAAGAG AATGACAGCGGAGAGGACTATATGGACAATGAGAATGAAGCATTTGTTCATGAAGCCTTTTTGGCAGACTGGAGACCCCCTTATTCTGGACTGGATCCTCCTGAAGTTCCTTCTGCAAGTCTTAAGCCAGGATTTCTATCTAATGATTTACGTGTCGCTAGATCCTGTGGTGTCCTGAACGGGGCAGATACTTATGGAAACCTAGAATGTCATTCTGACAAAGGTCACATGCATGGAGTGTCAACTGCTTCTGGAGATCCTCTTCTAATACATCGCGGGACTTCTCATCCTTACTTGACTTCTGGCTATCCACCAGCTGTCTCTTCTTCTAATGCATTTAAGGATTCACTGTTACTCTCAAAAAAGACTGGAAAGTCTAGTAGTTCCAATTTAGTTAAATTAGCACCAGAATTACCCCCTGTCAAGCTTCCTCCAGCAGTTCGTATCATATCCCAGGCTTCTCTTAGAAATTCACAGCCTGGAAGCTCTACTGAGGTTGGAGCTACTGGTCCAGGGCCTGAAAAGACGTTACGTGACCCAACAGGCTTCGACTGCTCTGCAAATATGATAAAACCTGTGCAAGGTAAGAGTAAGATCTCTATTTCTACTTCTGCAACTTTAATCTCTAAAAAGGATGGGCTCATGAACGATAGATTTTTCGCTGAAGAAAGAGTTTCTGATTTGGATCCTCACATGCACCCTTTACTGTATCGAACCACCGACGAGGGTCATTTACCTTGCTTCCCAGTTAACAGTCCAATGAAGATGCCTACTTTTAGCTTCTTTCCAGCTGCACAACATCAGATGAATGTGACTCTCCTTCAACAACCTTGTTCTGGTGGCCAATCTTTAATTGCAAAAGAAGATACTTCAGCTTCTATTAGTCTAGATTTTCACCCCCTATTACAAAGAGAAAAATTTGGTGCCAACTCAGATGCTGGTTTATCTGGCTCCTTGCTGAATACAAATCTTGAGCTCTCCAGAGATGGGTATGGAGAGGATATTGTTTATCATGCTGGTGCAACTGCAGCTCGAATGGCAGCTGCTACTAGACCAACGAGTCACACTGCTAATGGAAATGGTTTGGACTTAGATATTCAATTAAGCTCTGCATCTAAAAGGAGGAAAGTGTCAAGTGCTGAAGGGCCTGAAAGAGGTCTTTCATTTCCATCTATAAGTGGAACTAAAGTTGTTGAAAATGTGGAAGAGATAAGTGGCATGCACCATGAATTGTCACCACTAGCTGAGCTTGTAGATCTTGCTGTTAGGGAGCATTCAGATGTAGCTCTTCCGTGCAATTCTGATTCTCTTTCATATTATAAGCTTGATGGCATTACTGGTGTGTGTATCAGTGATAATGTTGGTGATCATCCTCTTGCTGAAATAGTAATGGAACAGGAAGAATTAAGTGATTCTGATGAAGAAATGGAGGATGTAGAATTTGAGCGTGAAGAGATGACTGATTCTGATGAAGAGGAATCAGGTGCTGAGCAGAATGTTGACTTGCATAGAAAG TCAGACACTGTTGGCAATGATTGTCAAAATCAGCTTTCAAAGTCACTTGCATCTGGAGTTTCTGAAGGGACTCAGCTTCAGAGAAAAGGAAACAACTCTGGATCAACTTTGAAAGGGACAGGTAAAGGCCACTCGAAAGGTTCCTGGCTAAGTTTAAATTCCCGTGGTTCTCATCACAAATCACCAGCCAGAACGAAGAAGACAGAGAGTTGTGAAGGGGTTTCAGTTCCATCATATCCTAACCGATATTGTAAAAAGGGAAATTCGGGTTCTAAAGATGTGTCAACTGAGCAAAACGCTGATATTTCCGAGGAAGGTCCCTTTTCCCACCTATCTAGGAAGTCAAGAAAGCCTGCCTCAAAAGGTTCATCCCCGTCAAGAGTAGATGTGCCTATTGGAAACACCTGTTGTACAGAGaaagatggaaaattttga
- the LOC130807322 gene encoding uncharacterized protein LOC130807322 isoform X1 yields the protein MMVPSFPSTTELNVQSEENGETDTKTDVLVEISSAIVPEEPSEDESEEEDVDFNPFLKESLSEASSSLSSEAEGFDTDVINSRGVNVIPVDKNLPGTRPFDAVDEGECGGNSTKDFVLVVEQENEKVLDDEDRLNSGTNVIEDVVEEGGKVVSSRDEPASDLNDEDAICKRTRARYSLASFTLDELETFLQETDDEDDNQNVDEEEEYRKFLHAVLNGKSGDNEGNIEGNDDDDDEDNDADFEIEIEEALESDVDDCIEVSVKEAKFDRAGRRPETRQKGRQKANAQNKVTKQGKQPLRPLVPVMSTATGASVPCLVPRSLALQTTLHFPSYVQDCSLIGFKDHQIGQLYCLIYEHVQLLVQVYSLCALEPSRQHIASQMKGLLAELLHKRDLVLAWRKDPYPTSCFLPSYTIPSVSVENKKNLSVGDSGASTDYGQGSQWLPSVGSSVLSVLDVSPLKFVGKYIDDVSNAVQEHQRRCLETTNVYLEKQPLFPLPISSFPEADCSISKSNDPSRNTSVASPINKVPKKTLAATLVENTKKQSVASVPLEIAKLAQAFCSLFNPALFPHKPPSSAVANRVLFTDAEDVLLAMGIMEYNNDWKAIRQRFLPCKLEHQIFVRAKNRCSSKAPENPIKSVRKMKTSPLTEEEKALIQKGLKMFKLDWTSVWRAVVPYRDPNLLPRQWRIAIGTQKSYKADSAKRERHRIYELKRRRAKATAMNNSITGSEKENDSGEDYMDNENEAFVHEAFLADWRPPYSGLDPPEVPSASLKPGFLSNDLRVARSCGVLNGADTYGNLECHSDKGHMHGVSTASGDPLLIHRGTSHPYLTSGYPPAVSSSNAFKDSLLLSKKTGKSSSSNLVKLAPELPPVKLPPAVRIISQASLRNSQPGSSTEVGATGPGPEKTLRDPTGFDCSANMIKPVQGKSKISISTSATLISKKDGLMNDRFFAEERVSDLDPHMHPLLYRTTDEGHLPCFPVNSPMKMPTFSFFPAAQHQMNVTLLQQPCSGGQSLIAKEDTSASISLDFHPLLQREKFGANSDAGLSGSLLNTNLELSRDGYGEDIVYHAGATAARMAAATRPTSHTANGNGLDLDIQLSSASKRRKVSSAEGPERGLSFPSISGTKVVENVEEISGMHHELSPLAELVDLAVREHSDVALPCNSDSLSYYKLDGITGVCISDNVGDHPLAEIVMEQEELSDSDEEMEDVEFEREEMTDSDEEESGAEQNVDLHRKEQSDTVGNDCQNQLSKSLASGVSEGTQLQRKGNNSGSTLKGTGKGHSKGSWLSLNSRGSHHKSPARTKKTESCEGVSVPSYPNRYCKKGNSGSKDVSTEQNADISEEGPFSHLSRKSRKPASKGSSPSRVDVPIGNTCCTEKDGKF from the exons ATGATGGTGCCCTCCTTCCCTTCTACAACTGAGTTGAATGTGCAATCCGAGGAAAATGGGGAAACTGATACTAAAACTGACGTGTTAGTTGAAATAAGTAGTGCAATTGTACCAGAAGAACCTTCAGAAGATGAGTCGGAAGAGGAAGATGTGGATTTCAATCCCTTTCTAAAGGAGAGCCTTTCTGAAGCTTCTTCAAGCTTGAGCTCAGAAGCGGAAGGGTTTGATACTGATGTTATCAATAGCCGTGGTGTAAATGTAATACCTGTGGATAAGAATTTACCAGGGACGCGACCCTTTGATGCCGTTGATGAGGGAGAATGTGGTGGTAACTCTACTAAAGATTTTGTTTTAGTTGTGGAACAAGAAAATGAGAAGGTTCTAGATGATGAGGATAGGTTGAATAGTGGGACAAATGTCATTGAGGATGTCGTGGAGGAAGGAGGGAAAGTTGTTAGTTCTAGGGATGAACCTGCGAGTGATTTGAATGATGAAGACGCTATATGTAAACGAACCAGGGCTCGATATTCTCTTGCCAGTTTTACCCTTGATGAGTTGGAGACTTTTTTGCAAGAAactgatgatgaagatgataatCAAAACGTTGATGAGGAAGAAGAGTATAGGAAATTTCTTCATGCAGTTTTGAATGGAAAAAGTGGGGACAATGAAGGGAATATTGAGGGtaatgatgatgacgacgatGAAGATAATGATGCAGATTTTGAGATTGAAATTGAAGAAGCTCTTGAGAGTGATGTTGATGATTGTATAGAGGTGTCTGTTAAGGAAGCTAAATTTGATAGAGCTGGTCGGCGACCTGAGACCAGGCAAAAGGGACGCCAAAAGGCTAATGCCCAAAATAAGGTCACAAAGCAGGGAAAGCAGCCCTTGCGTCCGCTAGTGCCTGTCATGTCCACTGCAACTGGTGCATCTGTTCCTTGTCTTGTTCCTAGGTCTCTAGCACTCCAGACTACTTTGCACTTTCCCTCATATGTACAAGACTGTTCTTTGATTGGATTTAAGgatcatcaaattggacaacTATATTGCCTAATATATGAACATGTACAGCTCCTTGTCCAAGTATATTCTCTCTGTGCTCTTGAACCATCCCGGCAGCACATTGCGTCTCAAATGAAGGGCCTACTGGCTGAGCTTCTACACAAACGCGACCTAGTATTAGCTTGGAGAAAGGACCCATATCCCACTTCTTGTTTTCTTCCCTCATATACCATCCCATCTGTTTCAgttgaaaataagaaaaatttatcaGTAGGGGATTCTGGTGCATCAACTGATTATGGTCAG GGTTCTCAATGGTTGCCATCTGTTGGTAGTTCTGTGCTATCAGTTTTGGATGTTTCACCACTGAAGTTTGTAGGAAAATATATTGATGATGTTTCTAATG CTGTACAAGAGCATCAAAGACGTTGTCTAGAAACTACTAATGTCTACCTCGAAAAACAACCTCTTTTCCCTCTTCCTATTAGTTCGTTTCCTGAAGCAGATTGCAGTATTTCTAAATCAAACGATCCATCTAGGAATACTAGTGTAGCATCACCAATTAATAAAGTTCCTAAGAAGACATTGGCTGCTACCCTTGTTGAAAATACCAAGAAACAATCTGTTGCCTCGGTACCCCTGGAGATTGCAAAACTGGCTCAGGCCTTCTGTTCATTATTTAATCCAGCATTATTCCCTCATAAGCCACCCTCCTCAGCTGTTGCTAATCGGGTGCTTTTCACAGATGCTGAAGACGT GTTGCTCGCTATGGGAATAATGGAATACAATAATGATTGGAAAGCTATTCGACAACGTTTTTTGCCTTGCAAATTAGAGCATCAG ATCTTTGTGAGGGCAAAAAATCGATGCTCGTCTAAGGCACCTGAAAATCCAATAAAG AGCGTACGAAAGATGAAAACATCTCCCCTCACAGAGGAAGAGAAGGCTCTTATTCAGAAG GGCCTCAAGATGTTCAAACTCGACTGGACATCAGTTTGGAGAGCTGTGGTTCCATATAGGGATCCCAATCTACTTCCCCGGCAGTGGCGCATTGCTATTGGAACCCAGAAGTCGTATAAAGCTGATTCAGCTAAGAGGGAGAGGCATCGAATATATGAGTTAAAAAGGAGAAGAGCCAAAGCAACAGCTATGAATAACTCTATTACTGGATCTGAGAAAGAG AATGACAGCGGAGAGGACTATATGGACAATGAGAATGAAGCATTTGTTCATGAAGCCTTTTTGGCAGACTGGAGACCCCCTTATTCTGGACTGGATCCTCCTGAAGTTCCTTCTGCAAGTCTTAAGCCAGGATTTCTATCTAATGATTTACGTGTCGCTAGATCCTGTGGTGTCCTGAACGGGGCAGATACTTATGGAAACCTAGAATGTCATTCTGACAAAGGTCACATGCATGGAGTGTCAACTGCTTCTGGAGATCCTCTTCTAATACATCGCGGGACTTCTCATCCTTACTTGACTTCTGGCTATCCACCAGCTGTCTCTTCTTCTAATGCATTTAAGGATTCACTGTTACTCTCAAAAAAGACTGGAAAGTCTAGTAGTTCCAATTTAGTTAAATTAGCACCAGAATTACCCCCTGTCAAGCTTCCTCCAGCAGTTCGTATCATATCCCAGGCTTCTCTTAGAAATTCACAGCCTGGAAGCTCTACTGAGGTTGGAGCTACTGGTCCAGGGCCTGAAAAGACGTTACGTGACCCAACAGGCTTCGACTGCTCTGCAAATATGATAAAACCTGTGCAAGGTAAGAGTAAGATCTCTATTTCTACTTCTGCAACTTTAATCTCTAAAAAGGATGGGCTCATGAACGATAGATTTTTCGCTGAAGAAAGAGTTTCTGATTTGGATCCTCACATGCACCCTTTACTGTATCGAACCACCGACGAGGGTCATTTACCTTGCTTCCCAGTTAACAGTCCAATGAAGATGCCTACTTTTAGCTTCTTTCCAGCTGCACAACATCAGATGAATGTGACTCTCCTTCAACAACCTTGTTCTGGTGGCCAATCTTTAATTGCAAAAGAAGATACTTCAGCTTCTATTAGTCTAGATTTTCACCCCCTATTACAAAGAGAAAAATTTGGTGCCAACTCAGATGCTGGTTTATCTGGCTCCTTGCTGAATACAAATCTTGAGCTCTCCAGAGATGGGTATGGAGAGGATATTGTTTATCATGCTGGTGCAACTGCAGCTCGAATGGCAGCTGCTACTAGACCAACGAGTCACACTGCTAATGGAAATGGTTTGGACTTAGATATTCAATTAAGCTCTGCATCTAAAAGGAGGAAAGTGTCAAGTGCTGAAGGGCCTGAAAGAGGTCTTTCATTTCCATCTATAAGTGGAACTAAAGTTGTTGAAAATGTGGAAGAGATAAGTGGCATGCACCATGAATTGTCACCACTAGCTGAGCTTGTAGATCTTGCTGTTAGGGAGCATTCAGATGTAGCTCTTCCGTGCAATTCTGATTCTCTTTCATATTATAAGCTTGATGGCATTACTGGTGTGTGTATCAGTGATAATGTTGGTGATCATCCTCTTGCTGAAATAGTAATGGAACAGGAAGAATTAAGTGATTCTGATGAAGAAATGGAGGATGTAGAATTTGAGCGTGAAGAGATGACTGATTCTGATGAAGAGGAATCAGGTGCTGAGCAGAATGTTGACTTGCATAGAAAG GAACAGTCAGACACTGTTGGCAATGATTGTCAAAATCAGCTTTCAAAGTCACTTGCATCTGGAGTTTCTGAAGGGACTCAGCTTCAGAGAAAAGGAAACAACTCTGGATCAACTTTGAAAGGGACAGGTAAAGGCCACTCGAAAGGTTCCTGGCTAAGTTTAAATTCCCGTGGTTCTCATCACAAATCACCAGCCAGAACGAAGAAGACAGAGAGTTGTGAAGGGGTTTCAGTTCCATCATATCCTAACCGATATTGTAAAAAGGGAAATTCGGGTTCTAAAGATGTGTCAACTGAGCAAAACGCTGATATTTCCGAGGAAGGTCCCTTTTCCCACCTATCTAGGAAGTCAAGAAAGCCTGCCTCAAAAGGTTCATCCCCGTCAAGAGTAGATGTGCCTATTGGAAACACCTGTTGTACAGAGaaagatggaaaattttga